From Azospirillum sp. TSA2s, a single genomic window includes:
- a CDS encoding methanol/ethanol family PQQ-dependent dehydrogenase, with protein MKRLVTSLALAASLTAFSATGVLAADAPAGPSSDDLLKSATNTEAVLTYGMGPQAQRFSPLTDLNADTVKKLVPVWSFSFGGEKQRGQEAQPIIYDGTIYVTGSYSRLYAVDARTGHKKWEYNHRLPDGIMPCCDVVNRGAAIYKDKIYFATLDARLVALNRETGKVVWNKKLQEYKEGYSNTAAPLIIDGKIITGNSGGEFGVIGMVEARDAETGELVWQRPTIEGNMGTLNGKESTVTGKTNASWPGDMYKTGGGATWLGGTYDPETKTLFFGTGNPAPWNSHLRPGDNLYTSSTLAINPDNGEIKWHYQTTPHDGWDFDGVNEFVSFDLKKDGKVIKAGGKADRNGFFYVIDRTNGKLINASPFVTKITWAKGIDIETGRPIYNDDNRPGAPATGDAHDAKGKSVFAAPAFLGAKNWMPMAYNPQTELFYVPANEWGMDIWNEPITYKKGAAYLGAGFTIKPLYDDYIGALRAVDPKTGKIVWEYKNPAPLWGGVLTTAGNLVFTGTPEGYLKAFDAKSGKEVWKFQTGSGVVGSPVTWKMDGEQYVAVVSGWGGAVPLWGGDVAKLVKDINQGGSLWVFKLPKA; from the coding sequence ATGAAGCGCCTGGTTACAAGTCTCGCCCTGGCAGCCTCGCTGACCGCGTTCAGCGCCACCGGCGTCCTGGCCGCCGACGCCCCGGCCGGCCCGTCCAGCGACGATCTGCTGAAGAGCGCCACCAACACCGAAGCGGTCCTGACCTATGGCATGGGACCCCAGGCCCAGCGCTTCAGCCCGCTGACCGACCTCAACGCCGACACCGTGAAGAAGCTGGTCCCGGTCTGGTCCTTCTCCTTCGGCGGCGAGAAGCAGCGCGGGCAGGAAGCCCAGCCCATCATTTACGACGGCACCATCTACGTCACCGGTTCCTACTCCCGCCTCTATGCGGTCGATGCCCGCACCGGCCACAAGAAGTGGGAATACAACCACCGCCTGCCCGACGGCATCATGCCCTGCTGCGACGTCGTGAACCGCGGCGCGGCGATCTACAAGGACAAGATCTACTTCGCCACGCTGGACGCCCGCCTCGTCGCGCTGAACCGCGAGACCGGCAAGGTGGTGTGGAACAAGAAGCTGCAGGAATACAAGGAAGGCTATTCCAACACCGCCGCCCCGCTGATCATCGACGGCAAGATCATCACCGGCAATTCCGGCGGCGAGTTCGGCGTCATCGGCATGGTCGAGGCCCGCGATGCCGAAACGGGCGAGCTGGTCTGGCAGCGCCCGACCATCGAAGGCAACATGGGCACGCTGAACGGCAAGGAGTCGACCGTCACCGGCAAGACCAATGCCAGCTGGCCGGGCGACATGTACAAGACCGGCGGCGGCGCCACCTGGCTGGGCGGCACCTATGACCCGGAGACCAAGACGCTGTTCTTCGGCACCGGCAACCCGGCGCCCTGGAACTCGCACCTGCGCCCCGGCGACAACCTCTATACCTCGTCCACGCTGGCCATCAATCCGGACAATGGCGAGATCAAGTGGCACTACCAGACCACGCCGCATGACGGTTGGGACTTTGACGGCGTGAACGAGTTCGTGTCCTTCGACCTGAAGAAGGACGGCAAGGTCATCAAGGCTGGCGGCAAGGCCGACCGCAACGGCTTCTTCTACGTCATCGACCGCACCAACGGTAAGCTGATCAACGCCTCGCCCTTCGTCACCAAGATCACCTGGGCCAAGGGCATCGACATCGAGACCGGCCGTCCGATCTACAATGACGACAACCGGCCCGGCGCGCCGGCCACCGGCGATGCGCACGACGCCAAGGGCAAATCGGTCTTCGCGGCTCCCGCCTTCCTGGGTGCCAAGAACTGGATGCCGATGGCCTACAACCCGCAGACCGAGCTGTTCTATGTCCCGGCCAACGAGTGGGGCATGGACATCTGGAACGAGCCGATCACCTACAAGAAGGGTGCCGCCTATCTCGGCGCCGGCTTCACCATCAAGCCGCTGTATGACGATTACATCGGCGCGCTGCGCGCCGTCGATCCGAAGACCGGCAAGATCGTCTGGGAATACAAGAACCCGGCCCCGCTGTGGGGCGGCGTCCTGACCACCGCCGGCAATCTGGTCTTCACCGGCACGCCGGAAGGCTATCTGAAGGCCTTCGACGCCAAGTCGGGCAAGGAAGTCTGGAAGTTCCAGACCGGCTCCGGCGTGGTCGGCAGCCCGGTCACCTGGAAGATGGACGGCGAGCAGTATGTCGCCGTGGTCTCCGGCTGGGGCGGTGCGGTGCCGCTGTGGGGCGGCGACGTCGCCAAGCTGGTGAAGGACATCAACCAGGGCGGTTCGCTCTGGGTCTTCAAGCTGCCGAAGGCCTGA
- a CDS encoding quinoprotein relay system zinc metallohydrolase 1 encodes MTMPLLRRLALTTAVAAALMVGAATGTARAAGPLTYDLKPTRIAPDTYVFEGSTKHFTRANGGNILNAGFIVTADGVIVIQTGPSRRYGEEMRAAIRKVTEKPIRKVYISNLHPDYWLGSQAFADVPIAALPGTIAGIQEEGSGIADNMYRLVGDWMRGTEVTVPTEPVYGSTVKFGDHRLRLIPQSGHTAADLMILDETTGVLFAGGVVFCDRTPTTPHATIADWLKELDAVDGLDIRLLVPNHGHIRSDKACVAQTRDWLTWLDGTLRHAVDSGLDMAEALELPIPERFEVLDVLREEYRRSVAHLWPKIEQAALPRVN; translated from the coding sequence ATGACCATGCCGCTTCTGCGCCGGCTGGCGCTGACCACCGCCGTTGCCGCCGCCCTGATGGTCGGTGCGGCGACAGGAACGGCGCGGGCCGCCGGGCCGCTGACCTATGATCTGAAGCCGACGCGCATCGCCCCCGACACCTATGTGTTCGAAGGCTCGACCAAGCATTTCACCCGCGCCAACGGCGGCAACATCCTGAATGCCGGTTTCATCGTCACCGCCGACGGGGTGATCGTCATCCAGACCGGCCCGTCCCGCCGCTATGGCGAGGAGATGCGCGCGGCCATCCGCAAGGTCACCGAAAAGCCGATCCGCAAGGTCTACATCAGCAACCTGCATCCCGATTACTGGCTGGGCTCCCAGGCATTCGCCGACGTTCCCATCGCTGCCCTGCCCGGCACCATCGCCGGCATCCAGGAGGAGGGGAGCGGCATCGCCGACAACATGTACCGGCTGGTCGGCGACTGGATGCGCGGCACCGAGGTGACGGTGCCGACCGAGCCGGTCTATGGCTCGACCGTGAAGTTCGGCGACCATCGGCTGCGGCTGATCCCGCAGAGCGGCCACACCGCCGCCGACCTGATGATCCTGGACGAGACGACGGGCGTGCTGTTCGCCGGCGGCGTGGTCTTCTGCGACCGCACCCCGACGACCCCGCACGCCACAATCGCCGACTGGCTGAAGGAACTGGACGCGGTCGATGGCCTGGACATCCGGCTGCTGGTGCCCAACCACGGGCACATCCGGTCCGACAAGGCCTGCGTCGCCCAGACGCGCGACTGGCTGACCTGGCTGGACGGCACGCTGCGCCATGCGGTGGATTCCGGACTCGACATGGCGGAAGCGTTGGAACTGCCGATACCTGAGCGATTCGAAGTGCTGGACGTGCTGCGCGAAGAGTATCGCCGCTCCGTCGCCCATCTCTGGCCGAAGATCGAACAGGCTGCTCTGCCGCGGGTCAATTGA
- a CDS encoding quinoprotein dehydrogenase-associated SoxYZ-like carrier, whose amino-acid sequence MGHALYQAGLAGAMIVVAGAAFAAGSPSDPLNSVMWEALRDQYFAGAPVVFDDAVRVNAPAAAEDTRAVPVSVDATALGKVVEMVAIADLNPFPLVLRYHPGTAAPYIATRIKIQQATAVRGAARTADGVWHVSGVMVDAAGGGCSAPPASYAQKDWADHVGEVQARLWPADTDGVARLRLRIRHPNDTGLVDGIPAYFIETLQVEAQTPGGAPELARIDSLEPVSENPVYSLDVRPPPDATALVLRGRDNQGGEIRATIPMPPPGAQPAMRPAMSLKPADQPWSVGQ is encoded by the coding sequence ATGGGACACGCCCTTTACCAAGCAGGATTGGCCGGCGCGATGATCGTCGTCGCGGGCGCGGCGTTCGCCGCAGGCTCTCCATCCGATCCGCTGAACTCGGTGATGTGGGAGGCGCTGCGCGACCAGTATTTCGCCGGCGCGCCGGTCGTGTTCGACGATGCCGTCAGGGTCAACGCCCCGGCGGCGGCGGAGGACACGCGCGCGGTGCCGGTTTCGGTCGATGCCACGGCGCTGGGCAAAGTGGTGGAGATGGTGGCAATCGCCGACCTCAACCCGTTTCCGCTGGTGCTGCGCTATCACCCCGGCACCGCCGCGCCCTACATCGCCACCCGCATCAAGATCCAGCAGGCCACCGCGGTGCGCGGTGCGGCACGGACCGCCGACGGGGTTTGGCATGTCTCCGGCGTGATGGTGGATGCGGCGGGTGGCGGCTGCAGCGCACCGCCGGCCTCCTATGCCCAGAAGGATTGGGCCGACCACGTCGGCGAGGTGCAGGCCCGGCTGTGGCCGGCGGACACCGATGGGGTAGCGCGGCTGCGGCTGCGCATCCGCCATCCCAACGACACCGGCCTCGTCGACGGCATCCCCGCCTATTTCATCGAGACCCTGCAGGTCGAGGCGCAGACCCCCGGCGGCGCGCCGGAACTGGCGCGGATCGACAGTCTGGAGCCGGTATCGGAGAATCCGGTCTACTCGCTGGACGTGCGTCCGCCGCCGGACGCCACGGCGCTGGTGCTGCGCGGCCGGGACAACCAGGGCGGTGAAATCCGCGCGACGATTCCGATGCCGCCGCCCGGCGCCCAGCCGGCGATGAGGCCGGCGATGTCCTTGAAGCCCGCCGACCAGCCCTGGAGTGTCGGGCAATGA
- a CDS encoding transporter substrate-binding domain-containing protein yields MAYVTRRRFLSGLAASCVSAGIASALGVPRSAAARPLDEVMERGRLRVAVYRDFPPFSFQRDGKLVGIDVDLAKAIAEKLGVKADIYEQIPGETVSDDLRVAVWRGSLFGGELADIMMHIPYDKQFGLMNPEAVLFGPYHHEVFALARDPQRVRSAVLATLPDEPIAVEIDSVPDFFLLGLQGGRLRSRVIHCPTPEAAIEKLTSGEAAAVLAPLSQVQAALGARAEQFPVTTVTLPGMMTSNWNIGMATKENSRDLAYSIGDAVTALTEDGTMGRIFAAYGVTHMPPPLVE; encoded by the coding sequence ATGGCGTACGTGACCCGCCGCCGATTCCTGTCCGGACTGGCCGCAAGCTGCGTGTCTGCCGGAATCGCGTCCGCACTCGGCGTTCCGCGGAGTGCTGCCGCCCGGCCGCTGGACGAGGTGATGGAGCGCGGACGGCTGCGCGTGGCGGTCTATCGCGACTTCCCGCCCTTCTCCTTCCAGCGCGATGGCAAGCTGGTGGGCATCGATGTCGATCTGGCCAAGGCGATCGCGGAGAAGCTGGGCGTCAAGGCCGACATCTACGAGCAGATCCCCGGCGAGACGGTGTCGGACGATCTGCGGGTGGCGGTCTGGCGCGGCAGCCTGTTCGGCGGGGAGCTGGCCGACATCATGATGCACATCCCCTATGACAAGCAATTCGGGCTGATGAATCCGGAAGCGGTGCTGTTCGGCCCCTATCATCACGAGGTGTTCGCGCTCGCCCGCGACCCGCAGCGGGTGCGCTCCGCCGTGCTGGCGACCCTGCCGGACGAGCCGATCGCGGTGGAGATCGACAGCGTTCCCGACTTCTTCCTGCTGGGCCTGCAGGGCGGCCGGCTGCGCAGCCGCGTCATCCATTGCCCGACGCCCGAGGCCGCCATCGAGAAGCTGACCTCCGGCGAGGCTGCGGCGGTGCTGGCGCCGCTGAGCCAGGTGCAGGCGGCGCTGGGTGCGCGGGCCGAGCAGTTCCCGGTCACCACCGTGACCCTGCCGGGCATGATGACCTCCAACTGGAACATCGGCATGGCGACCAAGGAGAACTCCCGCGACCTCGCCTACAGCATCGGCGACGCGGTGACGGCGCTGACCGAGGATGGGACCATGGGCCGGATCTTCGCCGCCTACGGCGTCACCCACATGCCGCCGCCGCTGGTGGAGTGA
- a CDS encoding ABC transporter substrate-binding protein, which yields MMTKPRLSGLLRSASLAALATVLLAGTPGAGAAAKSVGEIRIGLLSQTPEPPPSVANPDEPAADDGLAGATLAIADNNTTGKFLKQTFLLDSVEVPPDGDAAAALRELAGRGDRLVIVDAPGATVEALSKLPEARNLLLLNANAPDDALRGSACAANLIHVAPSRAMLADALGQYLVKKRWPRWFLVTGRRPEDKLYADAIRRTAKRFGAQIVAEKEWTAESDVNRTAESEIPVFTQAKAYDVLIVADEVGEFGDYLSYRTADPRPVAGTQGLVPTVWHRTHEQWGAAQLQSRFKAAAKRPMTARDHNDWTAVRVVGEAAARTRSADPDRLIAFIQSPDFTMSAFRGAPLSLRPWDGQLRQPVLLAADRSVVSVSPQEGFLHPRTELDSLGYDQPETLCKTRGKTKP from the coding sequence ATGATGACCAAGCCCCGCCTTTCCGGCCTTCTGCGCAGCGCATCGCTGGCCGCCCTCGCCACCGTCCTGCTGGCCGGAACGCCCGGTGCCGGTGCCGCAGCCAAATCTGTCGGCGAGATTCGCATCGGCCTGCTGTCGCAGACGCCGGAACCGCCGCCCTCCGTTGCCAACCCCGACGAGCCGGCGGCCGACGACGGGCTGGCCGGCGCGACGCTCGCCATCGCCGACAACAACACGACCGGCAAGTTCCTCAAGCAGACCTTCCTGCTCGACAGCGTGGAGGTGCCGCCGGACGGCGATGCCGCCGCGGCCCTGCGCGAGCTGGCCGGCCGCGGCGACCGCCTCGTCATCGTCGACGCCCCCGGCGCCACGGTGGAAGCCCTGTCGAAGCTGCCGGAGGCCCGCAACCTGCTGCTGCTGAACGCCAATGCGCCCGACGACGCCCTGCGCGGCAGCGCCTGCGCCGCGAACCTCATCCATGTGGCTCCCAGCCGGGCGATGCTGGCCGACGCGCTCGGCCAATATCTGGTGAAGAAGCGCTGGCCGCGCTGGTTCCTGGTCACCGGCCGCCGGCCGGAGGACAAGCTGTACGCCGACGCGATCCGCCGCACCGCCAAGCGCTTCGGCGCCCAGATCGTGGCGGAGAAGGAATGGACCGCCGAAAGCGACGTCAACCGCACCGCCGAATCCGAGATCCCGGTCTTCACCCAGGCAAAGGCCTATGACGTGCTGATCGTCGCCGACGAGGTCGGGGAATTCGGCGATTATCTCTCCTACCGCACCGCCGATCCGCGCCCGGTCGCCGGCACCCAGGGGCTGGTCCCCACCGTCTGGCACCGCACCCACGAACAATGGGGGGCGGCACAGCTGCAATCCCGCTTCAAGGCGGCCGCCAAGCGCCCGATGACCGCGCGCGACCACAATGACTGGACCGCCGTCCGCGTGGTGGGCGAGGCCGCCGCCCGCACCCGCTCCGCCGACCCCGACCGCCTGATCGCCTTCATCCAGTCGCCCGACTTCACCATGTCGGCCTTCCGCGGCGCCCCACTCAGCCTGCGGCCCTGGGACGGTCAGCTGCGCCAGCCGGTGCTGCTGGCCGCGGACCGGTCTGTGGTGTCGGTATCGCCGCAGGAGGGATTCCTGCACCCGCGCACCGAACTGGACAGCCTGGGCTACGACCAACCGGAAACGCTCTGCAAGACGCGAGGAAAGACCAAGCCATGA
- a CDS encoding YVTN family beta-propeller repeat protein: protein MTAARFTGISLAALIAATVATAAPAQTIYVSNEKDNTLSVIDGKTMAVTDTIKVGKRPRGITLSKDGNQLFICASDDHAVQVLDLASKKVVHNLPSGEDPEQFALSPDGKSLIIANEDSNIVTVVDVPTRKVAFQVDVGVEPEGMDVSPDGRWGVNTSETTSMVHWIDMEKREVVDNTLVGPRPRYAQFTKDGSQLWVSSEIGGTVSVIDTGTRKVTKVVDFHIKGIAKDRIQPVGVKLTDDGRYAFVALGPANHVAVVDAKTFEVKDYLLVGRRVWQLALTPDQKMLYTTNGVSGDVSVIDVDGLKVTKTVKVGRYPWGVAVKG from the coding sequence ATGACCGCCGCCCGCTTCACCGGCATCTCCTTAGCCGCCCTGATCGCAGCCACCGTGGCGACGGCCGCCCCGGCCCAGACCATCTATGTATCGAACGAGAAGGACAACACCCTCTCGGTGATCGACGGCAAGACCATGGCGGTCACCGACACGATCAAGGTCGGCAAGCGCCCGCGCGGCATCACCCTGTCGAAGGACGGCAACCAGCTGTTCATCTGCGCCAGCGACGACCACGCGGTGCAGGTCCTCGACCTCGCCAGCAAGAAGGTCGTCCACAACCTGCCCTCCGGCGAGGATCCAGAGCAGTTCGCCCTCAGCCCTGACGGCAAGAGCCTGATCATCGCCAACGAGGACAGCAACATCGTCACCGTGGTCGACGTGCCGACGCGCAAGGTCGCCTTCCAGGTCGATGTCGGGGTAGAGCCGGAGGGGATGGACGTCAGCCCCGACGGCCGCTGGGGCGTCAACACCTCCGAGACGACCAGCATGGTCCACTGGATCGACATGGAAAAGCGCGAGGTGGTCGACAACACGCTGGTCGGCCCCCGTCCGCGCTACGCCCAGTTCACCAAGGACGGGTCGCAGCTGTGGGTTTCGTCGGAGATCGGCGGCACCGTCAGCGTCATCGACACCGGCACCCGCAAGGTCACGAAGGTCGTCGATTTCCACATCAAGGGCATCGCCAAGGATCGCATCCAGCCGGTGGGCGTCAAGCTGACCGACGACGGCCGCTATGCCTTCGTCGCACTCGGGCCGGCCAACCACGTTGCGGTGGTGGACGCCAAGACCTTCGAGGTGAAGGATTACCTGCTGGTCGGCCGCCGCGTCTGGCAGCTGGCACTGACGCCGGACCAGAAGATGCTCTACACCACCAACGGGGTCAGCGGCGACGTGTCGGTGATCGATGTCGACGGCCTGAAGGTGACGAAGACGGTCAAGGTCGGCCGTTATCCCTGGGGCGTGGCGGTCAAGGGTTGA
- a CDS encoding ABC transporter ATP-binding protein: MTVPALEVEGLRHSYGGNRLALEDVGFRVMPGAFTCLLGPNGAGKSTLFALATGLLRPTAGRVRIHGHDIAQAPGDALAHLGVVFQQPTLDLDLTVVQNLRYFAALHGIGRREADRRIEAELTRLSLFERRTEKVRALNGGHRRRVEIARALLHRPTLLLLDEPTVGLDIPARRTLIRHVHALCAEDGIAVLWATHLIDEIDPATDHVVVLHRGRVRANGPVAAVNEETGCATVAESFDRLTAARPTAEVEAAA; encoded by the coding sequence ATGACGGTGCCGGCACTGGAGGTCGAAGGACTGCGCCACAGCTATGGCGGAAACCGCCTCGCGCTGGAGGATGTCGGCTTCCGCGTGATGCCCGGCGCCTTCACCTGCCTGCTCGGCCCCAACGGCGCAGGCAAGAGCACGCTGTTCGCACTCGCCACCGGCCTGCTGCGGCCGACCGCCGGACGGGTGCGCATCCACGGCCACGACATCGCGCAGGCACCGGGCGACGCACTGGCCCATCTGGGTGTGGTGTTCCAGCAGCCGACCCTCGACCTCGACCTGACGGTGGTGCAGAATCTCCGCTATTTCGCGGCCCTGCACGGCATCGGCCGGCGCGAGGCCGACCGCCGGATCGAAGCGGAACTCACCCGCCTGTCCCTGTTCGAACGGCGGACGGAAAAGGTCCGCGCGCTGAACGGCGGCCATCGGCGGCGGGTGGAGATCGCCCGTGCCCTGCTGCACCGCCCCACCCTGCTGCTGCTGGACGAGCCGACCGTCGGGCTGGACATCCCCGCCCGCCGCACCCTGATCCGTCACGTCCACGCCCTGTGCGCGGAGGATGGCATCGCCGTGCTGTGGGCCACCCACCTGATCGACGAGATCGACCCCGCCACCGACCATGTGGTGGTCCTGCATCGCGGTCGGGTTCGCGCCAATGGGCCGGTCGCCGCGGTGAATGAAGAGACCGGCTGCGCCACCGTGGCGGAGAGTTTCGACCGGCTGACCGCCGCCCGGCCCACCGCCGAGGTGGAGGCCGCAGCATGA